From a region of the Calliphora vicina chromosome 4, idCalVici1.1, whole genome shotgun sequence genome:
- the LOC135957015 gene encoding trypsin-1-like: protein MYVSLLKNVCLIIGCCLVLTTKAAKLKRNEVQPRIIGGHVALENYPFVASLLADTVFGRFHTCGGSIINERTIVTAAHCLYYTTASKVKVHVGEKSRTVNEGEVYDVEAVYFHEKWTSVTQDYDVGLVRIVGSFTFGEHVQPIKLAGPREKIRDGSYATVLGWGFTDLNEQRAAENLMVGHVPIVKQTTCNRQMGGLVTKRMICAGFKNGGVDACQMDSGGPLVADKKLIGIVSWGVSCAQPNKPGVYARVSELLPWIENILFKHYNEVL, encoded by the coding sequence ATGTACGTGTCGTTGCTGAAGAACGTTTGTCTAATTATCGGTTGTTGTTTGGTGTTAACCACTAAAGCTGCAAAACTGAAAAGAAATGAAGTGCAGCCCAGAATTATTGGAGGTCATGTAGCCTTGGAGAATTATCCCTTCGTTGCATCTCTGCTGGCGGACACAGTTTTTGGACGTTTTCACACTTGTGGTGGTTCCATAATAAACGAACGTACAATTGTGACGGCAGCCCATTGTTTGTATTACACAACGGCTTCCAAAGTTAAGGTACATGTGGGAGAAAAATCTCGGACGGTGAATGAGGGAGAAGTTTACGATGTTGAGGCCGtttattttcatgaaaaatggaCCAGTGTTACGCAAGACTACGATGTGGGTTTGGTGAGAATCGTGGGTTCCTTTACTTTTGGCGAACATGTACAACCCATTAAATTGGCCGGACCTAGAGAGAAAATAAGGGATGGCAGCTATGCTACTGTCTTGGGCTGGGGCTTTACAGATCTAAACGAACAAAGAGCAGCCGAAAATCTAATGGTGGGTCATGTACCTATAGTGAAACAAACAACTTGCAATCGTCAAATGGGTGGCCTGGTAACTAAGCGCATGATTTGTGCTGGCTTTAAAAATGGTGGTGTCGACGCATGTCAAATGGATTCCGGCGGTCCTTTGGTGGCCGACAAGAAACTTATCGGTATTGTTTCCTGGGGCGTTAGCTGTGCTCAACCCAATAAACCTGGTGTTTATGCTCGAGTATCGGAATTATTACCCTGGATtgagaatattttatttaagcaTTACAATGAAGTTCTGTAA